Proteins encoded within one genomic window of Dyadobacter chenhuakuii:
- the lepA gene encoding translation elongation factor 4, whose translation MKKIRNFCIIAHIDHGKSTLADRLLEFTNTVSKREMQAQLLDNMDLERERGITIKSHAIQMTYPYKGEEYTFNLIDTPGHVDFSYEVSRSIAACEGALLLVDASQGTEAQTISNLYLAINHDLVIIPVLNKIDLPGAMPEEIKDEMVDLLGCDRDDIIPASGKEGIGIEAILNAIVERIPAPVGDPKAPLQALIFDSVFNSYRGIEVIFRVKNGTIRKGDRVKFMATGKEYIADEIGTLGLAQIPKQVVECGDVGYLISGIKVAKEVKVGDTFTHIDRPASEGIVGFSEVKPMVFAGIYPVDTSEFEELREAMEKLQLNDAALVWEPETSAALGFGFRCGFLGMLHMEIVQERLEREFDMTVITTVPSVQFRVTNTKNQLLNISAPSEMPDPNHINSIEEPYINAQIITKSDYIGAILNLCMDKRGILKNQVYLTSERVELQFLIPLAEVVFDFFDKLKTISRGYASLDYELAGYQESDMVKLDVMLNGEPVDALSAIVHRSKSYEWGKKLCEKLRELIPRQMFEIAIQAAIGQKIIARETVKAMRKDVLAKCYGGDISRKRKLLEKQKKGKKRMRQVGNVEIPQEAFMAVLKIN comes from the coding sequence ATGAAGAAAATCCGTAATTTTTGCATCATTGCCCATATTGACCACGGGAAAAGCACACTGGCAGACCGATTGCTGGAATTTACAAATACTGTAAGCAAACGCGAAATGCAGGCCCAGTTACTTGATAACATGGACCTGGAACGCGAGCGCGGCATCACGATCAAGAGCCACGCTATCCAAATGACTTATCCTTACAAAGGAGAAGAATATACATTCAACCTTATCGATACGCCGGGCCACGTCGACTTTTCTTATGAAGTTTCGCGCTCCATTGCTGCCTGCGAAGGCGCATTGCTGCTCGTGGATGCATCGCAGGGAACGGAAGCCCAGACGATCTCGAACTTATATCTGGCGATCAACCACGACCTGGTGATCATTCCGGTTTTAAATAAAATAGATTTACCGGGCGCTATGCCGGAGGAAATCAAGGATGAAATGGTCGATCTGCTCGGTTGCGATCGGGATGACATCATTCCTGCCAGCGGAAAAGAAGGAATCGGCATTGAGGCCATTCTGAACGCGATTGTAGAAAGAATTCCGGCTCCGGTAGGCGATCCGAAAGCACCTTTGCAAGCATTGATCTTCGACTCGGTTTTCAATTCGTATCGTGGGATCGAAGTTATTTTCCGGGTTAAAAACGGGACAATCAGAAAAGGCGATCGCGTTAAATTTATGGCGACGGGCAAGGAATACATTGCCGACGAGATCGGAACATTAGGTTTGGCACAAATCCCGAAGCAAGTGGTGGAATGCGGTGACGTAGGTTACCTGATCTCAGGGATTAAAGTGGCTAAGGAAGTTAAAGTAGGCGATACATTCACGCACATTGACAGGCCTGCAAGTGAAGGAATTGTAGGTTTTTCAGAGGTTAAGCCAATGGTTTTCGCCGGGATCTATCCGGTTGACACCAGCGAGTTTGAAGAGTTGCGTGAGGCCATGGAAAAACTGCAACTGAATGATGCCGCGCTTGTTTGGGAACCGGAAACATCTGCGGCATTAGGCTTCGGGTTCCGTTGCGGATTCCTCGGAATGCTGCATATGGAGATCGTGCAGGAACGTCTGGAACGTGAGTTTGATATGACGGTTATCACCACGGTGCCTTCGGTGCAGTTCCGTGTGACGAATACAAAGAACCAGTTGTTGAACATCAGCGCGCCTTCGGAAATGCCTGATCCAAATCATATTAATTCGATTGAGGAGCCTTATATCAACGCACAGATCATCACGAAATCCGATTACATCGGCGCGATTCTGAACTTGTGTATGGACAAACGCGGCATTCTGAAAAACCAGGTTTACCTGACTTCGGAACGCGTTGAGCTTCAATTCCTTATTCCGCTTGCGGAGGTCGTTTTTGATTTCTTTGATAAACTAAAAACAATTTCCCGAGGTTATGCGTCTTTGGACTATGAACTGGCGGGTTACCAGGAATCGGACATGGTGAAGCTGGACGTTATGCTGAATGGCGAGCCTGTTGATGCGCTTTCTGCCATCGTTCACCGATCAAAATCTTATGAATGGGGTAAAAAGCTTTGTGAAAAACTGAGAGAACTGATCCCGCGCCAGATGTTTGAAATCGCTATCCAGGCGGCAATCGGTCAAAAGATCATTGCGCGTGAAACGGTGAAAGCGATGCGGAAAGACGTTTTGGCGAAATGCTACGGCGGTGATATTTCCCGTAAAAGGAAGCTTTTGGAGAAGCAGAAAAAGGGTAAAAAACGCATGCGCCAGGTTGGTAATGTGGAAATCCCGCAGGAGGCGTTTATGGCCGTATTGAAAATCAATTGA
- a CDS encoding pyruvate dehydrogenase complex dihydrolipoamide acetyltransferase: protein MAEVIRMPKMSDTMEEGVIAEWHKKVGDKIKSGEIIAEVETDKATMDLESYYDGTLLYIGVNKGDAVPIDGIMAVVGSEGEDYKSLLEGGSTNGAAKAEASAEPAKEEAKPAAAIETATPEPAKKAAPAAPAEKINAVVVRMPKMSDTMEEGTLVGWQKKVGDKVKSGDILAEVETDKATMELEAYEDGTLLYIGIKDGESVPVDGIIAVIGEEGANVEALLARENGEGGAEVENIDATDEGKAAPAAESGSNGVDKTVSVADSGDRIKASPLAKRLADEKGIDLSQVGGSGDNGRIVKRDVDEFKPAAAAPAAKTEAPAQAASASAPAAKSEQSAASAPANGDFTDSPISQMRKTIARRLSDSLFTAPHFYVTMEINMDKAMALRPQLNEVSPAKISFNDMVIKACAVALKQHPAVNSAWLGDKIRRYNYVNIGVAVAVDEGLLVPVIRDADKKTLSTISGEVKDLAGKAKDKKLQPKDWEGNTFSISNLGMFGVDEFTAIINPPDSCILAIGAIKKVAAFKEDGTVYPQNIMKVTLSADHRVVDGALGAQFLLTVKKLLEEPMSMLV, encoded by the coding sequence ATGGCAGAAGTAATTCGTATGCCCAAGATGAGCGACACCATGGAAGAAGGTGTTATCGCAGAATGGCACAAAAAAGTTGGCGATAAAATAAAATCAGGTGAAATTATTGCTGAGGTGGAAACTGACAAAGCAACTATGGATCTTGAGTCCTATTATGACGGCACTCTTCTATACATTGGTGTTAACAAGGGCGATGCGGTTCCGATAGACGGCATTATGGCGGTTGTTGGTTCCGAAGGCGAAGACTATAAGTCGTTGCTCGAAGGTGGAAGCACAAATGGTGCAGCGAAAGCAGAGGCAAGTGCAGAACCGGCCAAAGAAGAAGCAAAACCAGCCGCTGCCATTGAAACGGCGACGCCGGAACCTGCAAAGAAAGCAGCTCCTGCGGCCCCAGCTGAGAAAATCAACGCAGTCGTTGTCAGAATGCCGAAGATGAGCGACACGATGGAAGAGGGAACATTGGTAGGATGGCAGAAAAAGGTTGGAGATAAAGTAAAATCAGGTGACATCCTGGCCGAAGTTGAAACTGACAAGGCGACGATGGAGCTGGAAGCGTACGAAGACGGAACGCTGCTATATATCGGAATTAAAGACGGCGAATCTGTTCCTGTTGACGGCATTATCGCGGTTATCGGTGAAGAGGGCGCTAATGTAGAAGCATTGCTGGCCCGTGAAAACGGTGAAGGTGGTGCGGAAGTTGAAAACATTGATGCAACCGACGAAGGCAAAGCGGCTCCTGCTGCTGAGTCCGGTTCAAATGGCGTTGACAAAACGGTTTCTGTCGCTGATTCCGGTGACAGGATCAAGGCATCACCATTGGCTAAACGTCTGGCAGACGAAAAAGGAATTGATCTGAGCCAGGTTGGCGGCAGTGGCGACAACGGTCGCATCGTGAAACGCGATGTGGATGAGTTCAAACCTGCTGCGGCAGCCCCTGCTGCAAAAACAGAAGCGCCTGCTCAGGCGGCATCTGCGTCAGCTCCTGCTGCGAAATCTGAACAGTCTGCTGCAAGCGCCCCAGCAAATGGTGACTTCACAGATTCGCCTATCTCGCAAATGCGTAAAACCATCGCCCGCAGACTGAGCGACAGCTTGTTCACCGCGCCGCATTTCTATGTGACAATGGAAATCAACATGGATAAGGCCATGGCATTGCGTCCGCAACTGAACGAGGTGAGCCCTGCTAAGATCTCTTTCAATGATATGGTGATCAAAGCTTGCGCAGTGGCGTTGAAACAACATCCTGCCGTTAACTCAGCTTGGTTGGGAGACAAAATCAGAAGATACAATTACGTAAATATCGGTGTGGCCGTAGCGGTTGACGAAGGTCTCCTCGTTCCGGTGATCCGTGATGCCGACAAGAAAACATTGTCGACAATTTCCGGGGAAGTGAAAGATCTTGCCGGCAAAGCGAAAGACAAAAAGTTGCAGCCTAAGGACTGGGAAGGAAATACATTCTCGATCTCAAACCTGGGCATGTTCGGTGTAGATGAATTTACTGCGATCATTAACCCGCCGGATTCCTGCATCCTGGCCATCGGCGCGATCAAGAAAGTCGCAGCTTTCAAAGAAGATGGAACGGTCTATCCGCAAAACATCATGAAAGTAACCCTTTCTGCTGACCACCGCGTTGTAGACGGAGCATTAGGCGCTCAGTTCCTGCTAACAGTGAAAAAGCTGCTTGAAGAGCCGATGAGTATGTTGGTATAA
- the hslV gene encoding ATP-dependent protease subunit HslV: MEKIHATTVLGVLHNGTVSLGADGQATMGNTVAKSNVKKIRTLMGGKILVGFAGSTADAFTLLEKFEEKLNAYGGNMKRAAIELAKDWRTDRYLRKLEAMMITANKEEILVISGTGDVLEPENGIAAIGSGGNYALSAAQALKKHAGHLTAEEMVREGLTVAADLCIYTNHNLVIEKVQ; encoded by the coding sequence ATGGAAAAAATACATGCTACCACCGTCTTGGGGGTGCTTCATAACGGAACGGTTTCCTTGGGCGCGGATGGCCAGGCTACAATGGGTAATACAGTTGCTAAAAGCAATGTGAAAAAGATCCGGACGCTCATGGGCGGCAAAATTCTTGTGGGCTTTGCGGGGTCCACAGCAGATGCTTTTACGCTTCTTGAAAAATTCGAAGAAAAGTTGAATGCATACGGCGGCAATATGAAACGCGCTGCAATAGAATTAGCAAAAGATTGGCGGACAGACCGTTACCTGCGCAAGTTGGAAGCCATGATGATCACAGCCAACAAGGAAGAAATCCTCGTGATCTCAGGAACTGGCGATGTGCTTGAACCAGAAAACGGCATTGCAGCCATCGGATCGGGCGGGAATTATGCGTTGTCAGCTGCACAAGCATTGAAAAAACATGCAGGACACCTTACTGCGGAAGAGATGGTGCGCGAAGGATTAACGGTTGCAGCAGACCTTTGCATTTATACAAATCACAACCTGGTAATCGAAAAAGTGCAGTAA
- the dacB gene encoding D-alanyl-D-alanine carboxypeptidase/D-alanyl-D-alanine endopeptidase, translated as MKSGLFLFFLFFCLNANAQNIDSIALNNLRDAVLELENSELMRSGSLSLSVKKVKDASNVFALNTERSLPSASTLKLVSTATALAVFGGDFKFQTFLEHDGIIRNDTLIGNVYIHGTGDPSLGSERFKGYPTANEVITRWVAAVKKTGVRYIKGSIIPDASFFDAETVASTWIWGDLGNYYGAGVSGLNFNENLYKIKFKPGADFGDPTTFVGIEPAIPYLTFVNKVTTGEKGSGDKTIVYSSPLGNEVVLTGTIPAGPAVFTVKGSIPNAAEYVAFALKNSLLNAAIGIGENKVPQPGMPAAFANPKVVLDKYESPPLRDLCQQTNFWSVNLYADALFKQAGKRLAGNAAFDDAAKAITAYWSGKGADLRGFYIKDGSGLSPSGSITTHSLTDILNVANKDASFNDFYKSIAVLGLNGTVRNLGKGTKAAGNMHVKSGSIEGTRAYAGYVTSKSGSLLSFSIIAHKYMPGSNRMISDSLVKIMTLMAEL; from the coding sequence ATGAAATCCGGCCTGTTTTTGTTTTTTCTTTTTTTCTGTTTAAATGCCAATGCTCAAAATATAGACAGTATCGCGCTCAATAACCTCCGCGATGCCGTGCTGGAACTCGAAAACAGTGAATTGATGCGAAGCGGTTCCCTTTCCCTGAGTGTAAAAAAAGTAAAGGATGCCTCAAATGTTTTCGCATTGAATACCGAACGCTCATTGCCATCCGCTTCCACATTAAAATTAGTCTCAACAGCCACAGCGCTGGCGGTTTTTGGTGGTGATTTCAAATTTCAAACATTTCTGGAACACGACGGGATCATCAGAAACGACACATTAATCGGTAATGTATACATTCACGGAACCGGCGATCCGTCGCTGGGAAGTGAACGTTTCAAGGGGTATCCCACAGCAAACGAGGTCATTACCCGTTGGGTTGCAGCGGTTAAGAAAACGGGCGTCCGGTATATCAAAGGCAGTATCATTCCCGACGCCTCCTTTTTCGATGCCGAAACCGTTGCCAGCACCTGGATCTGGGGGGATTTGGGGAATTATTACGGAGCAGGTGTTTCAGGATTGAATTTCAACGAAAATTTGTACAAAATTAAATTCAAGCCCGGCGCGGACTTTGGCGATCCCACCACATTTGTTGGTATCGAGCCAGCCATTCCTTACCTGACATTTGTCAATAAGGTAACAACGGGTGAGAAAGGCTCTGGGGATAAGACCATTGTTTACAGCAGTCCGCTGGGCAATGAGGTCGTCCTTACCGGCACAATCCCTGCCGGCCCGGCAGTGTTTACAGTAAAAGGTTCGATTCCCAATGCAGCTGAATATGTGGCTTTTGCATTGAAAAATAGTTTGTTAAACGCCGCCATCGGAATAGGAGAGAACAAAGTGCCGCAGCCCGGAATGCCTGCCGCGTTTGCCAATCCGAAGGTTGTGCTGGACAAATACGAGTCACCGCCGTTGCGAGATCTTTGCCAGCAAACTAATTTTTGGAGCGTTAACTTGTACGCCGACGCACTTTTTAAGCAAGCCGGCAAACGACTTGCCGGAAATGCAGCATTTGATGATGCAGCCAAGGCCATAACAGCTTACTGGTCGGGTAAAGGAGCGGATTTGAGGGGATTTTATATCAAAGACGGGAGTGGCCTGTCACCGTCCGGCTCCATCACAACCCACAGCCTGACAGACATTCTGAACGTCGCCAACAAGGATGCCAGTTTCAATGATTTTTACAAGAGCATTGCCGTCCTCGGCTTGAATGGCACCGTCCGGAACCTTGGTAAGGGCACGAAAGCCGCTGGGAATATGCATGTTAAGAGCGGGTCTATTGAAGGAACCCGCGCTTATGCCGGTTATGTCACGTCCAAATCAGGTTCGTTGCTCAGCTTTTCAATCATTGCCCACAAATACATGCCGGGCAGCAACCGCATGATTTCCGATTCACTGGTGAAAATCATGACATTAATGGCTGAATTATAA
- a CDS encoding MBL fold metallo-hydrolase RNA specificity domain-containing protein codes for MKLTFWGAAQQVTGSMFLLETDDYRILIDCGSDFDLDEIGRKTRYEEQKSVFPFDASLINTVLLTHAHIDHSGNIPNLYKYGFEGRVVCTEPTLALTSLLLRDAANLHQKRLNARMNGSSKKRGKKKKEVPMDYFVEKNVNEALDNFVPVAFGQRYRIADNVTIVFYAAGHLLGAAHIVLEVYEDGEKKRICFSGDIGRSNYPLLIDPQEIPQVDYLICESTYGNRLHEDQGSPAEALADVIKRTCIDIPGRLIIPSFSVGRTQALLYTLNKIYMDHSFPNLKVFSDSPLAHSSTKVYQRHVRLLNKEARTFQDDNDMLFDFDNLIYLESSDASKAVSNYNEPCIIISSSGMVQGGRVEQHVEANIGNPYATILMIGYASEGTLGWRLLNGQDTISIRGKQLPVLANIEKIDVFSGHGDQNDLLKFIKLQDPEKLKGIFLVHGEQQSMADFQSKIQENGYKSVEIPLRGRTYEL; via the coding sequence ATGAAATTGACATTTTGGGGAGCTGCGCAGCAGGTGACAGGTAGCATGTTTCTTTTAGAGACAGACGATTACCGAATTTTAATTGACTGCGGCTCTGACTTTGACTTAGACGAGATCGGTAGAAAAACCAGGTATGAGGAGCAAAAAAGTGTATTCCCATTTGATGCGAGTTTAATCAATACAGTACTTTTAACACACGCTCACATTGACCATTCGGGCAACATTCCGAATCTGTATAAATATGGATTTGAAGGAAGGGTTGTTTGTACTGAGCCTACCCTGGCGCTCACTTCACTGCTTTTAAGAGATGCCGCTAACCTGCATCAGAAACGCCTGAATGCCCGTATGAACGGTTCTTCCAAGAAAAGAGGCAAGAAAAAGAAGGAGGTTCCGATGGATTATTTCGTTGAAAAGAACGTAAATGAGGCATTGGACAACTTCGTGCCGGTCGCTTTCGGCCAGCGCTATCGCATTGCAGATAATGTAACCATCGTTTTCTACGCGGCCGGGCATTTGCTGGGCGCCGCGCATATTGTGCTCGAAGTTTATGAAGATGGCGAAAAAAAGCGAATCTGCTTTTCCGGGGACATCGGCCGGAGCAATTATCCGCTGCTAATTGATCCCCAGGAAATCCCGCAGGTTGATTATTTGATCTGCGAATCCACTTACGGAAACCGTCTGCATGAGGACCAGGGCTCGCCCGCGGAAGCGTTAGCAGATGTGATCAAACGAACTTGCATTGATATTCCGGGCAGGTTAATTATTCCTTCGTTCAGTGTGGGCCGCACGCAGGCGCTCCTTTACACATTGAATAAGATCTACATGGATCATTCATTTCCAAACTTAAAGGTGTTCTCAGACAGTCCGCTGGCGCATAGCAGCACGAAAGTGTACCAGCGCCACGTGCGTCTGCTGAATAAGGAAGCACGCACTTTTCAGGACGATAATGACATGCTCTTTGATTTTGACAACCTTATCTATCTCGAAAGCTCGGATGCCAGCAAGGCTGTTTCCAACTACAACGAACCCTGCATTATCATCTCGTCTTCGGGTATGGTCCAGGGCGGTCGTGTGGAGCAGCACGTGGAGGCTAATATTGGCAACCCTTATGCCACGATCCTGATGATCGGATATGCTTCTGAGGGAACATTGGGATGGCGGCTTCTGAATGGACAGGACACAATTTCAATTCGCGGAAAGCAGCTGCCCGTCTTGGCTAATATTGAAAAAATTGACGTATTTAGCGGCCACGGAGATCAGAATGATTTATTGAAATTCATCAAATTACAAGATCCGGAAAAGCTGAAAGGCATTTTTCTGGTACACGGAGAACAGCAAAGCATGGCTGATTTCCAAAGTAAAATTCAAGAAAACGGCTATAAATCGGTAGAAATACCATTGAGGGGACGCACTTACGAACTTTAA
- a CDS encoding acetyl-CoA carboxylase carboxyltransferase subunit alpha: protein MRTYLDFEKPMAELERKLEEMKTLAQNNNVDFSGAISLLENNITDLRKEIFENLTRWQRVQLSRHPDRPYTLDYIELICDEFIELHGDRQVRDDPAIIGGLANVGGQSFMLIGQQKGRNTKQRQHRNFGMPNPEGYRKALRLMKLAEKFNKPIITLIDTPGAFPGMEAEERGQGEAIARNLKEMFMLKVPVICIVIGEGASGGALGIAIGDRVLMLENTWYSVISPENCSAILWRSWDFKEQAAEAMKITAKDMKKNGLIDGIIPEPLGGAHLDHHWMAEKLKMVILENINELAAIEHQDRIDQRIEKFCAMGVVVE, encoded by the coding sequence ATGAGAACATACCTGGATTTCGAAAAACCTATGGCCGAGCTCGAACGCAAGCTCGAAGAAATGAAAACACTGGCGCAGAACAATAATGTGGATTTTTCCGGCGCCATTTCCTTATTGGAAAACAATATAACAGATCTTCGAAAGGAAATTTTTGAGAACCTTACACGCTGGCAGCGTGTGCAGCTCTCGCGCCATCCGGACCGTCCATATACGCTCGATTACATTGAGCTGATCTGCGACGAGTTCATCGAATTGCATGGTGACCGCCAGGTTCGGGATGATCCGGCTATTATTGGCGGGCTTGCCAATGTAGGCGGACAGTCTTTCATGCTCATAGGACAACAAAAAGGCCGGAATACAAAACAAAGGCAGCACCGGAACTTTGGTATGCCTAATCCCGAAGGCTATCGCAAGGCATTACGCCTGATGAAACTGGCTGAAAAATTCAACAAACCTATTATTACCCTTATCGACACTCCGGGCGCATTTCCAGGTATGGAGGCTGAGGAACGCGGTCAGGGCGAGGCCATTGCGCGCAACCTGAAAGAAATGTTCATGCTGAAAGTGCCGGTAATATGCATCGTGATTGGTGAAGGCGCTTCGGGCGGTGCGCTGGGAATTGCCATAGGCGACCGTGTTTTAATGTTGGAAAATACTTGGTACTCAGTGATTTCCCCTGAAAACTGTTCAGCAATCCTTTGGAGAAGCTGGGATTTCAAAGAACAGGCTGCCGAAGCGATGAAAATCACGGCTAAGGATATGAAAAAGAACGGGTTGATCGACGGCATTATTCCCGAACCATTGGGCGGAGCACATTTAGATCACCACTGGATGGCCGAGAAATTGAAAATGGTTATCCTGGAAAACATTAACGAACTCGCTGCGATTGAGCACCAGGACAGGATTGACCAACGCATTGAGAAATTCTGTGCAATGGGTGTAGTTGTTGAATAA
- a CDS encoding HAD family hydrolase, protein MKNSKIKNIIFDLGDVILNIDVPVASKSFAELSGREQAEILELFSKNALFRQFETGELDEAGFRNYVRKILEFSDLSDEAIDTAWNSLLLDLPPERVELLQNLSKNYRLFLLSNTSSIHITQVNKILEASTGVKKLDDLFETVFLSYEMGLMKPDPRIYQKVLEQAGLKAEETLFLDDNRDNIEAASLLGIDTIHVQKPVTILEYLKDYAV, encoded by the coding sequence ATGAAGAATAGCAAGATAAAGAATATCATTTTTGACCTGGGCGACGTAATTCTGAACATTGACGTGCCCGTTGCGTCAAAATCATTTGCAGAACTAAGCGGCAGGGAACAAGCTGAAATCCTTGAACTATTCAGCAAAAATGCGCTTTTCCGGCAGTTTGAAACGGGCGAACTGGACGAAGCGGGTTTTCGCAATTATGTGCGGAAAATCCTGGAATTCTCCGATCTCTCCGACGAAGCCATTGATACAGCCTGGAACAGTCTCCTGCTGGATCTTCCTCCGGAGCGCGTGGAACTGCTTCAAAACCTATCAAAAAATTACCGGCTTTTCCTGCTGAGCAACACAAGCTCGATCCACATTACACAGGTTAACAAAATTCTGGAAGCATCAACCGGCGTTAAAAAGCTGGATGATCTTTTCGAAACTGTTTTCCTATCCTATGAAATGGGGTTAATGAAGCCAGACCCGCGGATTTATCAAAAAGTGTTGGAACAGGCAGGTCTTAAAGCAGAGGAGACCCTTTTCCTGGACGATAACCGCGACAACATTGAGGCCGCTTCGTTATTAGGAATTGACACCATTCACGTCCAGAAACCAGTAACCATTTTGGAATATCTTAAAGACTATGCAGTCTAA